The Peribacillus simplex genome contains a region encoding:
- a CDS encoding DUF1885 family protein encodes MTENAYIKLVPESVKGTVTIEDVKELLNYYQMITAKTGKQLDWDYDKKAFPYEMKEPEKMKDKAIFLQSKEDRYHMILIGVDQEVVKDEDGSERIQSYIQFTLPETATFGDKGKANELCKFLAKKLRAQLHLFNKRVMYYYPRK; translated from the coding sequence ATGACTGAAAATGCCTATATCAAACTTGTTCCTGAGTCCGTGAAAGGGACTGTAACCATCGAAGACGTGAAGGAACTGCTGAACTATTATCAAATGATCACAGCGAAAACTGGAAAGCAGCTGGATTGGGACTATGATAAGAAAGCCTTTCCTTATGAAATGAAAGAACCAGAAAAGATGAAAGATAAGGCCATATTTCTCCAATCCAAGGAAGATCGATATCACATGATATTGATAGGCGTTGACCAAGAAGTCGTTAAGGATGAAGATGGATCAGAGCGGATTCAATCCTATATCCAATTCACCCTCCCTGAAACAGCAACTTTCGGTGATAAGGGAAAAGCTAATGAACTGTGCAAGTTCCTTGCAAAGAAATTACGTGCGCAGCTACATCTCTTCAATAAACGGGTGATGTATTATTATCCAAGGAAATAA
- a CDS encoding GapA-binding peptide SR1P, translated as MGTIVCQTCNSTIEHFEDEKVSVLYTHNHNCQSCDTAASDK; from the coding sequence ATGGGAACTATCGTATGTCAAACTTGCAATAGCACGATTGAACATTTTGAAGATGAAAAAGTAAGTGTACTATATACACACAATCACAACTGCCAAAGCTGTGATACAGCTGCCTCTGATAAATAA
- a CDS encoding polysaccharide deacetylase family protein, with product MINKGVALFTLVSFLLMACNGPSAGPTETDNQKSVETTTTAQDESQQEKELKNETSKKNVDGNVKAEYRVDEENWSFKPIGDSNPKVVLLTFDDAPDKYSLKIAQTLKRLEVPAIFFVNGHFLENDENKTMLKEIHEMGFSIGNHTYSHVNLKQLTEKEQEREIVKLNNSVEGITGVRPKYFRAPFGSNTEHSKKVAEKEKMLVMNWTYGYDWEKEYQDKKALTEIMLKSPYLGNGANLLLHDRKWTSEAIEDVVKGFQKKGYEILDPKLIETPA from the coding sequence ATGATTAACAAAGGAGTAGCATTATTTACATTAGTATCATTTTTGTTGATGGCATGTAATGGTCCGAGTGCCGGTCCAACAGAAACTGATAATCAAAAAAGTGTGGAAACGACAACAACGGCCCAAGATGAAAGCCAGCAAGAGAAAGAGCTGAAAAACGAAACGTCAAAAAAGAATGTAGATGGGAATGTAAAGGCAGAATATAGGGTGGACGAAGAGAATTGGTCATTTAAACCAATCGGGGATTCAAATCCGAAAGTTGTGTTGTTAACATTTGATGATGCACCTGATAAATATTCTCTGAAAATCGCCCAGACACTGAAGCGCCTTGAAGTACCTGCTATTTTTTTCGTGAACGGTCACTTTCTTGAAAATGATGAAAATAAAACGATGCTAAAAGAAATTCATGAAATGGGTTTTTCTATCGGTAATCATACTTATTCCCATGTGAATTTAAAGCAGTTGACCGAAAAGGAACAAGAGCGGGAAATCGTAAAATTGAACAATTCGGTAGAAGGCATTACAGGGGTACGCCCTAAGTACTTCAGGGCGCCATTTGGATCGAATACCGAGCATTCAAAAAAAGTCGCTGAGAAAGAAAAAATGTTGGTCATGAATTGGACATATGGATATGACTGGGAAAAAGAGTATCAGGATAAAAAAGCTTTAACGGAGATCATGTTGAAAAGCCCTTATTTAGGAAATGGTGCGAACTTACTGTTGCATGACCGGAAATGGACGAGTGAAGCCATTGAGGATGTCGTGAAAGGTTTTCAAAAGAAAGGTTATGAGATCCTTGATCCAAAGTTAATTGAAACGCCTGCATGA
- a CDS encoding dihydrolipoamide acetyltransferase family protein: protein MAFQFRLPDIGEGIHEGEIVKWFVKPGDKIQEDDVLCEVQNDKAVVEIPSPVEGTVEEILVQEGTVAVVGDVLVTFDAPGYENLQFKGDHGEEAKAEGEKNTEAQVQATAEAGQEVKKEAAPVQENNGVTGAGSQPQVEADPSRRIIAMPSVRKYAREQGVNIREISGSGDNGRIMKDDIDAFKNGKTAPQQPAAQSEASQQNDTETTEKQKVSIPEGQYPETREKMSGMRKAIAKAMVKSKQTAPHVTLMDEVDVTLLVAHRKKFKEIAAQKGIKLTFLPYVVKALTSALREFPMLNTSFDDEASEIIHKHYYNIGIAADTDKGLLVPVVKDADRKSTFAISQEINELATKARDGKLAPNEMKGASCSITNIGSAGGQWFTPVINHPEVAILGIGRIAEKAIVRDGEIIAAPVLALSLSFDHRMIDGATAQHALNHIKKLLNDPELLLMEA, encoded by the coding sequence GTGGCATTCCAATTTAGACTCCCTGATATCGGAGAAGGTATACACGAAGGTGAAATAGTGAAATGGTTTGTAAAACCAGGAGATAAGATTCAAGAAGATGACGTGCTTTGCGAGGTTCAGAACGATAAGGCCGTTGTTGAAATCCCATCACCGGTGGAAGGTACCGTTGAAGAAATCCTTGTTCAAGAAGGAACGGTTGCCGTTGTTGGCGATGTACTTGTAACATTCGATGCTCCAGGTTATGAAAATCTTCAGTTTAAAGGGGATCATGGAGAAGAAGCGAAGGCAGAAGGTGAGAAGAATACGGAGGCCCAGGTTCAAGCGACTGCTGAAGCTGGACAGGAAGTCAAGAAAGAGGCTGCTCCGGTTCAAGAAAATAATGGTGTAACGGGCGCGGGATCACAACCACAAGTTGAGGCAGATCCTTCACGACGTATCATCGCCATGCCTTCTGTTAGGAAATATGCACGCGAACAAGGGGTAAATATTCGTGAGATTTCTGGTTCTGGGGATAACGGCCGCATCATGAAAGATGACATAGATGCTTTCAAAAACGGCAAAACTGCTCCACAGCAACCGGCAGCTCAAAGTGAAGCTTCACAACAAAATGATACGGAAACAACCGAAAAACAAAAAGTTTCAATTCCAGAAGGGCAATATCCTGAAACTCGCGAAAAAATGAGCGGCATGAGAAAAGCGATCGCCAAAGCTATGGTAAAATCCAAACAGACAGCTCCGCATGTTACATTAATGGATGAAGTCGATGTGACGCTATTGGTTGCTCATCGTAAGAAATTCAAGGAAATTGCTGCACAAAAAGGAATCAAGCTTACATTCCTACCTTATGTTGTTAAAGCGTTAACAAGTGCATTGCGTGAATTCCCTATGCTTAACACATCATTTGATGATGAGGCTAGTGAGATTATCCATAAACACTATTACAATATCGGAATTGCGGCAGACACAGACAAAGGATTGCTCGTTCCAGTTGTAAAAGATGCAGATCGTAAATCAACTTTTGCTATTTCACAAGAAATTAATGAATTAGCGACGAAAGCCCGTGACGGCAAATTGGCTCCTAACGAAATGAAAGGTGCTTCTTGCTCCATTACGAATATCGGTTCCGCAGGCGGTCAATGGTTCACACCTGTAATCAATCATCCAGAAGTTGCCATTCTAGGGATTGGACGCATTGCCGAAAAAGCAATTGTACGCGACGGGGAAATTATCGCCGCTCCAGTTCTGGCATTATCACTGAGCTTTGATCACCGCATGATTGATGGAGCAACAGCTCAACATGCATTGAATCATATCAAAAAGTTATTGAACGACCCAGAATTATTGTTAATGGAGGCGTAA
- the lpdA gene encoding dihydrolipoyl dehydrogenase, protein MVVGDFPIETDTLVIGSGPGGYVAAIRAAQLGQKVTVVEKGTIGGVCLNVGCIPSKALISAGHRFHEAQHSEDMGIFAEKVSVDFSKVQAWKGSVVKKLTGGVSSLLKGNNVDVVTGEAYFVDENSIRVMNEDSAQTYTFKNAIIATGSSPIEIPSFKYTKRVLNSTGALALEEVPGSIVVIGGGYIGTELGGAFASFGTKVTILEGTEEILSAGFEKQMAALVKRNLKNKGAEIVTKANAKGVEETETGVTVTYEVKGEEKKVEADYVLVTVGRRPNTAEIGLEQVGIKMTDRGLIETDKQCRTSVKNIYAIGDIVSGPQLAHKASYEGKIAAEAIAGHSSEIDYLAIPAVVFSEPELASVGYNEKEAKEAGIEALASKFPFAANGRALSLNNTDGFVKLITRKEDGLVIGAQIAGPNASDMIAELGLAIEAGMTAEDIAMTIHAHPTLGEITMEAAEVALGTPIHIIK, encoded by the coding sequence ATGGTAGTAGGAGATTTTCCAATCGAAACAGATACTTTAGTGATCGGTTCAGGCCCAGGGGGATATGTTGCCGCAATTCGCGCAGCACAGCTTGGACAGAAAGTAACGGTCGTTGAAAAAGGAACAATCGGCGGAGTTTGTTTGAATGTAGGCTGTATCCCATCAAAAGCTTTAATTTCGGCTGGACACCGTTTCCATGAAGCTCAGCATTCAGAAGATATGGGTATCTTTGCAGAAAAAGTTTCTGTTGATTTTTCTAAAGTACAAGCTTGGAAAGGTTCTGTTGTTAAAAAATTAACAGGCGGTGTAAGCAGCCTATTAAAAGGTAATAATGTTGATGTTGTAACTGGAGAAGCTTATTTCGTTGATGAAAACAGCATCCGTGTTATGAATGAAGACTCAGCCCAAACATATACATTTAAAAACGCAATCATCGCCACTGGTTCATCGCCAATCGAGATTCCGTCATTTAAATATACGAAACGTGTACTTAATTCCACTGGTGCTCTTGCTTTGGAAGAGGTTCCAGGTTCGATCGTGGTAATCGGCGGAGGTTACATTGGAACTGAGCTTGGCGGAGCATTCGCAAGCTTCGGCACTAAAGTGACCATCCTTGAAGGCACGGAAGAAATCCTTTCTGCAGGCTTTGAAAAACAAATGGCAGCACTTGTTAAGCGTAACCTTAAAAACAAGGGTGCTGAAATTGTTACTAAAGCAAATGCTAAAGGCGTGGAAGAAACTGAAACAGGTGTAACCGTTACTTATGAAGTAAAAGGCGAAGAGAAAAAAGTTGAAGCCGATTATGTTTTAGTAACAGTTGGACGTCGTCCAAATACGGCAGAGATCGGCCTGGAGCAAGTCGGCATCAAGATGACTGACCGTGGTTTGATCGAAACGGATAAACAATGCCGTACAAGCGTGAAAAACATTTACGCAATCGGTGATATCGTTTCTGGACCTCAGTTGGCTCATAAAGCTTCTTATGAAGGAAAAATTGCAGCTGAAGCCATCGCAGGGCATTCATCTGAAATCGACTATCTTGCTATTCCGGCTGTTGTATTCTCTGAACCGGAACTTGCTTCTGTCGGTTATAATGAAAAAGAAGCGAAGGAAGCTGGAATCGAAGCGCTTGCTTCTAAATTCCCATTCGCCGCAAATGGACGTGCTCTTTCTTTAAATAATACGGACGGATTTGTGAAGCTTATCACTCGCAAAGAAGACGGATTGGTTATAGGAGCACAAATTGCAGGACCAAACGCTTCTGATATGATTGCAGAACTTGGTTTGGCTATCGAAGCAGGAATGACTGCCGAAGATATCGCAATGACAATCCATGCACATCCAACTTTAGGGGAAATCACAATGGAAGCAGCTGAAGTTGCCCTTGGAACCCCTATTCACATCATCAAGTAA